The Solenopsis invicta isolate M01_SB chromosome 3, UNIL_Sinv_3.0, whole genome shotgun sequence region tcgaATCCTGAAGCATTCATTTCAATAGGTTCATcaacaaaaaaagagaaacaagagaaatatattttttatcaactgCATAATGTCAGAGAATCCCTGTGGCAACAGATAAATATCTAAGGTCTAGAAGAGAAAGAGCTAGAGAACGAGAGGGGAGAGAACCGCAAGAAAGTGCAGTCGGCTTGGATCTGTATTCGTGCCTGACATTTAACGTTAAACGTCGCCGGTCTGACGATTTGGAATTTTGTTTGTCTCGCGCGATGTTACCTcgacaagaaaaaaagaacCACTCTCTGAAGATCAGAGTCTACGGAACAGCCGTTCGACGTTCGCCAATTTTAATTGTCGGCAATTAAAACGCGACTGTTGCGAGTCGCAAAACGGCGTCGCATTAAAGCCATTTTACAATCATAATCGTAATCGTAAATGTTTGTAAAGCGCGGTTGTATTTCTATCAATGCTAATTAGCTTGAATTTCAGTgtaatttcttcctttttttctttctttagttctacgaataaaaaaaccaaaattctaaaaattagttgattaaaatggattaacaAACTGCGCTTTACAATACTTTACAATCACTTACAACTAATACGTTTACGATATTGTAAAATAGCCTTTAGAGAATCTCGCATAGATTCCTTCCTCTGCAAAGTTATGCGATGAATGTCGATTAAACTATTTCCATCGTCGTTCTTCGTATTTTTGGAATTTAACGGACGggctttaatttttgtaacgcTGCCGTATTACATGCTTACCTAatcaaaatacaaataaaagtttaagtgtctaaaatatttatacgtaatcatatttacatataaatataagttattgattttatttacatttcgatatatatatatatatatatatatatatatatatgtattaaaatatattttacatatgtaaaatatattcgaTATATTACATACGTAATATACATTGGCCAAAAATATTGGACGcgcgtttaaatttttttaaaatacttttaattggacggaatttaaacacaaaatttaaattgaattttcctTTGTTTTAAGAAGCCTTTAAACTTGTGTATGTCGGTAATCAATAGAAATACAGAAATAAGAGATTTTAGACAAATAAAAGAAGTTAGgtacttaatatttttagccAAAGCTATATATGTATCCGCTACgatataactaaaaaaacaaggttttctagaaaaaaaaattttcgaataattaaaattttttaatattatttttaaatgaaatatttttataatgtaataagattaaaaaaatagtgtttgattttaaaatattaaaatgttttacttttttttctatttttacattaaaaatgttatagttTTAAACGATGTTTGACATTTAAAACACTGAAATGTTTGAAGCTGTTAGATCTGTTTAAatctaaaagttatttatatataatgcattcttaaatatttaaaaaaatggaaaaagaaataacattttaatatcttaaaaattacacttcttttttaactaaactgattgttgataaataaaactattatcTCTTCAATACACTGAATagaaaagctatttttttttttcttataaaaaagctACTATTTTTGAGTTGTCACATTACAGCAAAatgaattatatacaatatataattttatatatttattttgtatgtgtgtgtgtgtgtgtgtgtgtgtgtgtgtgtgtgtgtgcgcgtgcgtgcgtgcgtgtgcgtgtgattataaatatatatataattagatctAAGAACATATTGTGCATGCGCAGAAACAGCGCATGTGCGACCTCgacgttaaataaaaatatggctAATAATattctctgaaaaaaaaaacgcattatcAAAGGAAGGATTGAGGTCAACTAGTCTCATTAAGGAAAAAAATTCGTATTACAAAAGATTTAACATATACATAGAATGCAAATTAATGATTCGTTAAATCGTGCGTATCAGTTGAAGCGGCGTCGAGGATGTTCGATCGCGCGATCAAAACACTTTTCTCATACGCCGAAATAGCGAACAGAGGTGCAGCAACGGCGACGCGTCTCGAAGCTGGCTATGAATTTCCTCGTCGTTCGCGAAATCGCGTTACGGCAGAGAACGCCGGTAAAAAAAAACCGGGTTGCGCAAAACTGCATCCCGCGGTCGCGCCTCGTTTCGCAAGTCGCGGGGAAAACATCGGCGTGCGATTGAAAGTGTCATGCTCCAATATTTTCGCGTGCGCGCGTTAGGAAGAGAAATGCGGTAACATGACGAGAGCTTCGCCGCGGCATAATCGGCGTTTCACTAGCTCGGCCCCGCGCGCGTCCCTTGCACTCTCTTGCGCGATTTCCTATCTTCGTTACTCCCGTCGATCTCTGCGACGAAGAACGAGAGGTTTCCTGATTCCGCCGTGATATCGCCTGAATGGAAAGGACAGAGTCCACGAATACGCTGTTAGCGATTCGATGATGCATAATTTCACCGAGTGTAGATACAAGTCGCCTACTCGCCGACAATCAGACGTCTCTCGCGGATTACGTAATTTCTCCTACTCTAAATCcttgtttcttaaaatatacatgtaaccTGCGTGGAACGTGGCGCGTCGCGCGCGTACGAAAGCCATAATACCTATGAAATAAACGTCGCAATCGACGACGTAAAAATTTTCCACGGAAAATCCtctaaaaaaatctctaaaaaaatttctattatttattcattaatgtttattatttctgtATCCTGCTGTTCTATTCAAATTTCTTATACtatattagtatattatatcattttagtcaatataatccaaaaattctgacaaataaaaattgaaaattttttacagaaaaaagattagataataaaatatcaaaaatttttttaattaaatattaaattaaatattagtaagaaaataaaatagatccAAAATAGACCCGAACAAAACAGTAGAGATACATTCTTTCGtttgtatacattatacatcatcattaatcaaacatttgcaacttttttaaataggaaaatatatttgtcaagAGGAtagagaaaatataatactttctaTTAGCAATATGTTGTTATATGTACACATAATTTctctcaattataaaattacccATGTCAAGACTTTCTCCGTCACAGCTACGTAATTCTATCAcgtatgtttaaattaattataatttatcattaattggGTGTATTTATCATATTGTCACATTTTTTGGTGTATTCCTTTGTACATTGTTATTGTAATAGTACCGCGATATTTTACAAGTTTACGCATCGTACGTAGAAGCGGATACTTTCCCACCGTGTCCGGTCCAGTTTGTGTGAACAAACTTCCCTTCTTGACCAAGCAATTCGTATGTGTGAGCGCCGAAGTAGTCTCTCTGGGCCTGCAGTAGATTCGCCGGTAATCGCGCAGTTCTGAATCCATCGTAGAAGGCTAAAGCCGTCGATAGGGCAGGAGTCGGTATCCCTATCGTCACAGCGGCGCTTACTACTATTCTGGCACTCCGATGACACACGTTCATAGCCTTGGCGAAAAAGTCGTCCAACAACAAATTGGTTAATTTCGGATTATTATCGTATGCCGATTTTATATTTCCCAGGAATGCACTGCaagaaaattacacaatttctcAAATACCACGCCTGTTTAACGGATGTTCTTTAATACGGCTGTAGTTTAACGTCTTATTGTTTCGTATTGTTAAAGACTTACAATATTTTAGTGTTACATTCAatcaataaaacatataataattattataatatatacacagaATTTGACCACAGATGGCAGATTTAAGAAGTAATTCTCtagatgataaaataagaacaaaaatccAGAATAACAAACTTGAAAGATTAAATCTTcaggttttaattataaatgtttaaatatttacgtaaagaGCACGtgaatatttagatataataattagaatacttaacaattataatttaaaaacccaAATCTTTCACGGAAATTTCTTTTCatcttatttcttcatttaaaatCATTTAGTATTGCAAAAGAATTTTCTCCCGTTATTGCTGAACactatatattacaattatatttttatttgatgtaaAAGATGATTCTATGTAAAAGTTAATCGACCTAAAAAAaccgtttaattttaaaatattaaaatattttatttctgtcttcgttttttaaataataaagatattctggttttaaataatgttcaaatttaaaatactgaaacgtttaaagatttcatttttaaatctatacatTGTTTAACATTgtggaatttaaaaaatggaggcaAAAGTAAAATCtcaatatcttaaaacaaaactttttttttactgttccTTTATCCTGTCTCGGCTTTATGTACGATAAATGATCAATATTCATTTAACCAGCGTTTAAAAGAAACGAGAGCTATTTTGCAAGTTCCTGTGACACTAAATACAAAATGCCCCCGAGATATATTCTATAGCCTTGACACTTATATTTCTTTGCAACTcgctttaaaagaaaatgtaggtCGCATGAAAAAGGATTGACGTGACATTGTAACTAGATGAATATGAAGGAATAAACTTTCGCATAAACTTTCCTACCTTCTTATGATACATCCGCCGCGCCACATCAATGCTATTCCACCATAATTTAAATTCCAATTGTGAACCTTGGCGGCCTCTCTTAGCAGCATGAAACCTTGCGCGTACGAGATGATTTTCGCTGCGTACAAGGCTTTTCTCAAGTGCTCAAGAAACTGTTTCTTATCGCCTTCGTACACAGGATCTGGGCCTGACAACACCGTGCTCGCTTCCACGCGTTCATTCTTCAGCGCGGACAGACATCTGGAGAAGACCGATTCACCGATCAACGTGACCGGAACGCCGTAATCCAGCGCGGAGATCGCCGTCCACTTGCCGGTGCCTTTTTGGCCAGCGGTGTCCCTGATGCGCTCGAGCAGATAACCCTTTTCGTCCTTATATTTGAGGATGTCGCGCGTGATCTCGATCAGGAACGAGTCCAATTCGCCCTTATTCCATTCGTTAAACACCGCGCTCATCTCTTCCTGTGTAAGCTGTAGGCCGTTTCGCATCAAGTGATACGCCTCGCAGATGATTTGCATGTCGCCGTACTCGATACCGTTGTGCACCATCTTGACGAAGTGTCCCGCTCCGGTCTCGCCTACCCAGTCGCAACATGGCTCTCCATTAGCTTTCGCGCATATTGCCTGAAAGACAATTTTAATTGCACTATGTgtttcgtaaatttttattattaaatatctatcaggcttaaaaaaaatagagagaaatAACTTTTCATTCATATACGTGTATCTTTTAACAAAGAAACTTTTGGCATTgccatctttaaaataaaaagtaatgaacaaaatttgagcgataaaacaataatttctaatttaaaaacattttctttataacactgataaatattaatatgaaaaaaatcgagaaattgagaaagtattattttcaataataatttaaatgtaacaattaatCCTTATTGcacttcaatttattattataaacaattctttTCCAATATTTTCCACATCTATATTTCTCTCAAGTTGCtcataaatgaaaattatagtCTTCATTTAATACATGCTCTGTGATAATTGTTTTGAAAGGTGATTTGCCATTGTCTTCCAAGTCatggtaattaattaaaaatctgatagaTTCTAAGTGGATTTAAATCTGGATCAAATCCTGGAGCAGAGGCATAACTTTTATGCCAGGATTATCGCACATTTCGACCATATAATGttctttaaataactttctaaaaCAGTATTGAATCTCATTAGAaggaaagttttaatttaattacaaacaaaatataaaaattttttaaaattatatttacataagaaagtatgaaatttaacattttgaaattaaaaaaaaaatgtaaatttactgCGTATTATTTTCGTGTAAGAATATGAAacattcacaaaaaaatatgacattATACTAGCGAAAATATCAAAATGGCAACGATGCTCGTTACtgatttaaatcattataaaataaacaatt contains the following coding sequences:
- the LOC105204535 gene encoding 6-phosphogluconate dehydrogenase, decarboxylating, with the protein product MRFSVVARLGGMRGSGNAASSTSSRICLERTTGLACHASADLPAGNIARIIRPSIVRKIRPLVAFTASVVARVYTQPEVSSAITCEPSANMSTPVADIALIGLAVMGQNLILNMNDHGFVVCAYNRTVDKVKSFLENEAKGTKVIGAYSLKEMVNTLKSPRRVMLLVKAGAAVDAFIEQLVPLLSAGDIIIDGGNSEYQDTERRTKDLEQKGILFVGSGVSGGEDGARYGPSLMPGGNPKAWPHIKPIFQAICAKANGEPCCDWVGETGAGHFVKMVHNGIEYGDMQIICEAYHLMRNGLQLTQEEMSAVFNEWNKGELDSFLIEITRDILKYKDEKGYLLERIRDTAGQKGTGKWTAISALDYGVPVTLIGESVFSRCLSALKNERVEASTVLSGPDPVYEGDKKQFLEHLRKALYAAKIISYAQGFMLLREAAKVHNWNLNYGGIALMWRGGCIIRSAFLGNIKSAYDNNPKLTNLLLDDFFAKAMNVCHRSARIVVSAAVTIGIPTPALSTALAFYDGFRTARLPANLLQAQRDYFGAHTYELLGQEGKFVHTNWTGHGGKVSASTYDA